The Candidatus Cloacimonadota bacterium genomic interval ACAAAGCCATTCTCTACAACAAGGAAGAACGCGGTTTCACCTTCGTGGAATTCGTGAGTACCTGTCCCACAAACTGGGGCATCGACCCCAATAAATCTCGGGATTGGGCAAAGGAAAACATGCTGCCCTTCTTCAAACCCGGCGTATATCGGGACAAGGGCGAGGGAGTTGAATAATGACCACTGAAATGATTTGCGCGGGATTTGGAGGACAAGGCGTCCTCACCATCGGAAAATTCATTGCCCAAAGCGGCATGAAAGAAGGTAAAAATGTCTCCTGGCTGCCTTCCTACGGCCCGGAAATGCGCGGTGGCACGGCAAACGTTTCCGCCGTGGTCTCAGACGAACCCATCGCCTCACCCATCGTGAGCTATCCAGACATCCTGGTGGCTTTAAACCAGCCTTCCCTGGATAAATTTGCCCCCCAGGTTCGCAAAAACGGCGTGGTCATTGTCAACACCAGCGCCTGCCCCCACGGCTGCAAACGCGACGACGTTCAAATTGTGGCGGCTCCGCTCAGCGACATCGCCCTGGAAATCGGCTCCATCCGTGTGTTGAATATGCTGGCAATCGGCATCGTGATTGGCAAAACCGGCCTCATCAAATTTGAGACCCTGGAAGAAGACCTCAAATCCTTCCTCGCTGCCAAAGACCCTGGTCTCTTGGAACTGAACCTCACCGCCATCAAGCGCGGCATGGAGATTGGAAAACAGGGATAACCCAGCCTTTTACGCAATAAATTAAACAAGGCGCGGAAATAATCTCCGCGCCTTTCATTATCTGGCTGATATTCAATCCTGATTGCAGGCGGATTCTATCTCATCAGCACCAATTTACAGGAAAAGGCTTCCCCACCGCTTTTCATCCTGACGATGTAGGCGCCATTGCCCAGTTTTTGACCATTGTTGTCCAATCCGTCCCACTGAGCGTGGTGGCTTCCGGCGCTCTTATTTTCCGCCACCAGGGTGCGAACCAACTGTCCCCGTAGGTTATACACGCCCAGTTCAACCCGCTGGCTCTCCTTCATGGTATATTCAATCATCGTGTTTTGGGAAAAAGGATTGGGGAAAACACCACCCAGAGAGGTTTTAACCCCTGGCATGCTGTTATCATCATTGGCGACGGGAGGCGCTTCCAATTCCAAGAATGGCAGCTTTGTGGCTTGGATAACTTCCTTGTTGTCAAGGTTTTGGATGAACGCCACCAGTTCGCAATTTTGCGCCACCCAAGTCTCGTCTTTATCGATGGACAGGGTGTAATAGTTGCTTCCGATGGGCGCGTTCATCAGGTCGATAACGGTTCCTTCCCAATCCGGAAACATCCCACGGTTCACAAAGTTCATGTGGTTTTGTCCCTGCCAGGAATAGGTGATGTGGGATTCAGTCAAAGCCAAATGCAGCGCCAAATTCGGATACGCCACCGGCGCCATTTTATCCACCACGATGGTGATGTCATATCCTGTGCGGGTTTGCTCGCCAAAAATCATGATGAAAACCGGGGTTCTCACTGTGGCGCGTTGATTGTAAAGGGGCAACAGGGAATTGAAAATGCTGTTCGAATTGCTGCCTCCGGTATAAAATAGTGTGCCATCGAAAATACTGGTGGGATAGGCGCTCACGCCATAATAGCCGTTTCTGCCGTCGGAATCGGTGTTGGCAAAGGCATCTCCATTGTGGTTTTCAAGCACAGCCACGTTGTATCCGCCATCCACAAAATCATCCGCCGCCAGCGCCGCTCCCGGGCAATAGGGGCACCAGCCGCCTGTGC includes:
- a CDS encoding pyruvate ferredoxin oxidoreductase; amino-acid sequence: MTTEMICAGFGGQGVLTIGKFIAQSGMKEGKNVSWLPSYGPEMRGGTANVSAVVSDEPIASPIVSYPDILVALNQPSLDKFAPQVRKNGVVIVNTSACPHGCKRDDVQIVAAPLSDIALEIGSIRVLNMLAIGIVIGKTGLIKFETLEEDLKSFLAAKDPGLLELNLTAIKRGMEIGKQG
- a CDS encoding Omp28-related outer membrane protein, whose protein sequence is MKKTLVLVALLIFGLGGLLAGSRDTWIDEDFGSGTFPPPGWSIENQAGNWSLRNSSNAGGSLPELRLNWSPQFNGSTYFVSPSVDTSGESIMYLDFRQFVDHYNSNYRIGVATRSGTAGSTWNIAWEMTVSGNLGPELRTVELATQDVGAADFQFALFFSGNSTNLNYWFIDNIRLYTPFEYDLAITGTDLPQQSSMGSSFTPKCTVANLGENPLVALVSLDVFRGEELVYSQPEHYSVFLGSWETDTAVFPDFSPTMTNELYRFEFLVTSLEDVEDQDPANNLKTAFVNTWTTLKQMVLLEIGTGGWCPYCPGAALAADDFVDGGYNVAVLENHNGDAFANTDSDGRNGYYGVSAYPTSIFDGTLFYTGGSNSNSIFNSLLPLYNQRATVRTPVFIMIFGEQTRTGYDITIVVDKMAPVAYPNLALHLALTESHITYSWQGQNHMNFVNRGMFPDWEGTVIDLMNAPIGSNYYTLSIDKDETWVAQNCELVAFIQNLDNKEVIQATKLPFLELEAPPVANDDNSMPGVKTSLGGVFPNPFSQNTMIEYTMKESQRVELGVYNLRGQLVRTLVAENKSAGSHHAQWDGLDNNGQKLGNGAYIVRMKSGGEAFSCKLVLMR